The following proteins are co-located in the Hemiscyllium ocellatum isolate sHemOce1 chromosome 34, sHemOce1.pat.X.cur, whole genome shotgun sequence genome:
- the LOC132832335 gene encoding melanocortin receptor 4-like, with amino-acid sequence MNSSSYNHWLQESPNLRNQSFPGFTSTNASPSNDASSGCYEQLWISTEVFLTLGIISLLANILVIAAIIKNKNLHSPMYFFICSLAVADMLVSVSNAWETIFIAMLKSRHFVARDSLIKSMDNVLDSMICTSLLASIWSLLAIAIDRYITIFYALRYHNIMTVRRALAVIAGIWMACTVSGILFIVYSESTTVVICLITMFFTMLALMVSLYVHMFMLARLHVKRIAALPGNGAIHHMANMKGAITLTILLGVFVVCWAPFFLHLILIVSCPRNPYCLCFMSHFNMYLILIMCNSVIDPLIYAFRSQEMRKTFQEIICCYSLHGICDLTNKY; translated from the coding sequence ATGAATTCCTCATCTTATAATCATTGGCTACAGGAGAGCCCTAACCTCAGAAACCAGAGTTTCCCAGGATTCACCAGCACCAATGCCTCACCCAGCAATGATGCCTCCTCAGGCTGCTATGAGCAACTGTGGATCTCAACGGAGGTCTTCCTCACACTGGGCATCATCAGCCTCTTGGCCAACATTCTGGTCATCGCCGCCATCATCAAGAACAAGAACCTACACTCGCCCATGTACTTTTTCATTTGCAGTTTGGCAGTGGCCGACATGTTGGTCAGCGTATCCAACGCATGGGAGACAATCTTCATCGCCATGTTGAAGAGTAGGCATTTTGTTGCTCGGGACAGCTTAATAAAGAGTATGGATAATGTGCTAGACTCCATGATCTGCACCTCTCTGCTCGCCTCCATTTGGAGCTTGCTGGCCATTGCCATCGACAGGTACATCACTATCTTCTACGCGCTGCGCTACCACAACATCATGACGGTGAGAAGGGCACTGGCAGTCATTGCTGGTATCTGGATGGCTTGTACAGTCTCGGGGATTCTGTTCATTGTCTACTCTGAGAGCACCACAGTCGTCATCTGTCTCATCACAATGTTCTTCACCATGCTCGCCCTCATGGTCTCACTCTACGTTCACATGTTCATGCTGGCACGCTTGCACGTCAAGCGAATTGCCGCACTGCCCGGCAACGGTGCCATCCACCACATGGCAAACATGAAAGGGGCCATCACCCTCACCATCCTCCTCGGTGTCTTTGTCGTCTGTTGGGCTCCCTTCTTCCTGCACCTCATCCTCATCGTCTCCTGCCCCCGAAACCCGTACTGCCTCTGCTTCATGTCACACTTCAACATGTACTTAATCCTAATCATGTGCAACTCAGTCATCGATCCTCTCATCTACGCTTTCCGCAGTCAGGAAATGCGGAAGACTTTCCAAGAAATAATTTGCTGCTACAGCCTGCATGGAATTTGTGACCTGACAAATAAGTATTGA